The Vitis vinifera cultivar Pinot Noir 40024 chromosome 12, ASM3070453v1 genome has a segment encoding these proteins:
- the LOC100240803 gene encoding uncharacterized protein LOC100240803, producing the protein MSHMGKAWIVATSMGAVEALKDQGFCRWNYTMRSLHQHAKNNLRSFSQAKKLSSSSSAMASSRVREDKAKKSEESLRAVMYLSCWGPN; encoded by the coding sequence ATGAGTCATATGGGGAAAGCCTGGATAGTGGCAACAAGCATGGGAGCAGTTGAGGCATTGAAGGATCAGGGCTTCTGCAGATGGAATTACACTATGAGGTCACTTCACCAGCATGCCAAGAACAACCTCAGGTCCTTTTCTCAAGCCAAGAAgctctcttcttcctcttctgcCATGGCTTCTAGCAGAGTGAGAGAAGACAAGGCAAAGAAATCAGAGGAGTCCTTGAGGGCTGTCATGTACTTGAGCTGTTGGGGACCCAACTGA